In the genome of Paenibacillus pabuli, the window GATCTGAACCTTGCCCTCATCGGCACGTTCAAGAAAATTCACACACCGCAGCAATGTCGTTTTGCCGGACCCGCTCGGTCCCAGTATGGCAACAACGTCCCCCTGCTCCACAGTCAGATCAATACCTTTCAACACTTCCTGCTGGCCAAAAGACTTGTGTATATTCGTCAGTGATATCATGACACCCCTCCTTTGCTGTAAACGGCAACTCTGCGTTCCAGCAAAGCTGTAATCCGTTCGGCAATCACCGTCAGCCCCCAATAAATCAATGCGGCAGCAATGAAAGCCTCAAGAAATTTCAGACTAACCGAAGCAACCACATCCGCTTTGCCGAGAATATCCATCTGTGACACGGTAAAAGCAAGCGTTGATCCATGCAGGAAACCAACAAACATGCTGCACAGATTCGGCAGAACCGCACCAACCGCCTGAGGCAAAATAATGCGTCTCAACGCTTGGGAAGTACTCATGCCCACGGCCTGTGCAGCCTCCATCTGCCCGGTATCTACCGCCAGAATGCCGGAACGGATAATTTCCGACATATAAGCTCCCGCAGTCAAAGAGAAAGCGATCAGCACAAACACCAGAATAGGAATGGAAGAAGACTGAAAGGCCCAGCCATACCGGGCAGCAAGTTTATCGATGATTAGCGGAATCCCGTAATAGATTAGGAACAAGTGCATTAACATCGGTGTCCCCCGAAAAAATGAAACATAGAAATCAGCAATCCGGTAGACCCAGGGAACCTTATAGATTCGAATTAAAGCAGTGACCAGACCAATGCCAAAGCCTGCGATTAACGGTACAATCGTAATAACAAGTGTCAGTGGCAATGCCTTTAGAATCTGGAAAAAAGATGTGTAGATAAAGTTGAAATCAATAGACATTCGCTCACCCCGCTATTCGTTTCAGGCGTTCAGCTCTTACCGCTGGCCCGCGGACTTCTTTCTTACGTTCATGGCGCTGGAGTCTGCGTTCTGCGAGAGCAAACCCTTTTTCAAGTACCAGCACGATAACATAGTAGACAATTGATAGACTGATATACACTTCAAGCGCATGCGATGTAGCCGAGATCAGCGTCTGCCCTCTG includes:
- a CDS encoding amino acid ABC transporter permease, whose product is MSIDFNFIYTSFFQILKALPLTLVITIVPLIAGFGIGLVTALIRIYKVPWVYRIADFYVSFFRGTPMLMHLFLIYYGIPLIIDKLAARYGWAFQSSSIPILVFVLIAFSLTAGAYMSEIIRSGILAVDTGQMEAAQAVGMSTSQALRRIILPQAVGAVLPNLCSMFVGFLHGSTLAFTVSQMDILGKADVVASVSLKFLEAFIAAALIYWGLTVIAERITALLERRVAVYSKGGVS